One window of the Cryptomeria japonica chromosome 7, Sugi_1.0, whole genome shotgun sequence genome contains the following:
- the LOC131856580 gene encoding proline-rich receptor-like protein kinase PERK9: MLVEEIKAFPTPIEFKYSELKRVTNGFVKIIGQGGFGSVFHGILPDGRSVAVKMLSDTNSVHGKTEWMNELRALTKRHHRNIVELVGYCFEDNLMLVYDYKPRNLSNIIFDEIDMIIDWSIRFKIILDMVRGLTYLHEGAHMCIIHRDIKHSNILLDENFSAKICDFGLARILQMDFAQYANKTISTYCELLEKDVTETSDHVTTELGGTL, translated from the exons ATGTTGGTGGAGGAGATCAAAGCATTTCCGACTCCAATTGAGTTCAAATACAGCGAATTGAAGAGGGTCACAAATGGTTTTGTAAAAATCATAGGCCAAGGTGGTTTTGGGAGTGTTTTTCAC GGAATTCTGCCTGATGGAAGATCAGTGGCAGTAAAGATGTTGAGCGATACAAATAGTGTTCATGGCAAAACAGAGTGGATGAACGAGCTGAGGGCTCTAACAAAGCGACATCATCGAAACATCGTAGAGCTCGTGGGATATTGCTTTGAAGACAATCTGATGTTAGTCTATGATTATAAGCCACGAAACCTGTCAAACATAATTTTTG ATGAAATTGATATGATTATTGACTGGTCAATAAGATTCAAGATTATATTGGACATGGTAAGGGGACTCACATATCTTCACGAAGGTGCACATATGTGTATAATACACAGAGACATTAAACACAGTAACATTCTTCTGGACGAAAATTTCAGTGCCAAGATTTGTGATTTTGGCCTTGCTAGAATACTGCAAATGGATTTCGCCCAATATGCCAACAAGACTATTTCCACATATTGCGAGCTGCTTGAAAAGGATGTAACTGAGACTTCTGACCATGTAACAACGGAACTTGGTGGAACACTGTAA
- the LOC131857175 gene encoding cysteine-rich receptor-like protein kinase 45 — translation MHFSFLVWPYRGYLDPEYFRTHRATVKSDIYSFGVTLLNIVSGKRVTEYIDDNMLTQHAWRLCEEDRLHQLIDHRLLNSDGLVNSSSITRTILTALLCIHEESKRRPSASRVLAMLLSEEEIPIPTRPLESIYSPGESFRTDMVSEESSEY, via the exons ATGCATTTTTCTTTCCTTGTCTGGCCCTACAGGGGTTACCTTGATCCTGAGTATTTTAGAACCCATCGTGCGACTGTGAAATCAGACATTTACAGCTTTGGAGTGACGCTGTTAAATATTGTATCTGGCAAAAGAGTAACGGAATACATAGATGACAATATGCTTACTCAGCAC GCGTGGAGGTTATGTGAAGAGGATCGGCTTCATCAGCTAATAGACCATCGGCTACTCAATTCTGATGGTTTAGTTAATTCAAGCAGCATAACAAGAACAATTTTAACAGCTCTCTTGTGCATTCATGAGGAATCCAAAAGACGCCCATCAGCATCGCGAGTGTTAGCAATGCTTTTATCGGAAGAAGAGATTCCAATTCCCACACGACCACTTGAATCTATATATAGTCCAGGTGAGAGTTTTCGCACAGATATGGTGAGTGAGGAGAGTTCTGAATATTGA